A portion of the Streptomyces coeruleoprunus genome contains these proteins:
- a CDS encoding SpoIIE family protein phosphatase, giving the protein MTEHPTSHEGRQPLAARPQERARPRQEGPEAPTAPPAPAPTHGPATAHETAGPHDTAPHGPAAPGGTAATAARVPGQSGRPAGPAAAAGTEAGAGRGGEARETTAARAAAARRARRAGGGRAAAAAPRAAAQADGSGTAPESGSRAGHTGEGREAAAARAADGGQPGGRSGAPAPGTPPEGGSGAGRGGEGRDPGAARAAAQGGPQRPAAPQAQVGPRGQHGAQAQPGGQAVAGAGLGPLPPDPVGTARREGDRLRFVGAATRRIARGIDLDEIVLGLCRATVPTFSDAILVYLRDPLPVGDERPVDPFVLRLRRTDRLRLTEDDTPEPGLLTTGPVVAPDAEQSPAAELCEVRPGGALAEVLRGVRPVFGDSAGARAALPELLGDGRGVPSGHRAILAPLRGRRRVIGAAVFLRRPDRPPFEPNDLLVAAQLATHTALGIDKAVLYGREAYIADELQRTMLPENLPQPTGVKLASRYLPAAETARVGGDWYDAIPLPGSRVALVVGDVMGHSMTSAAIMGQLRTTAQTLAGLDLPPQEVLHHLDEQAQRLGENRMATCMYAVYDPVAHRITIANAGHPPPILLHLGGRAEVLRVPPGAPIGVGGVDFEAVELDAPAGATLLLYTDGLVESRLRDVWTGIEQLRERLAATAQLTGPDHSPPLEALCDDVLDMLGPGDRDDDIALLAARFDGIAPSDVAYWFLEPEDAAPGRARRLARRALARWDLEDLTDSVELLISEVVTNAVRYASRPVTLRLLRTDVLRCEVGDDSPQLPRQRRARDTDEGGRGLFLVNRLARRWGATRLSTGKVVWFELPTPA; this is encoded by the coding sequence GTGACGGAGCATCCCACCTCCCACGAAGGCCGGCAGCCTCTCGCTGCGCGGCCTCAGGAACGTGCGCGGCCACGGCAGGAGGGGCCCGAAGCGCCCACCGCGCCGCCCGCGCCCGCGCCCACGCACGGCCCGGCGACCGCGCACGAGACGGCGGGCCCGCACGACACGGCCCCGCACGGCCCGGCGGCCCCGGGCGGTACGGCCGCCACCGCGGCCAGGGTGCCGGGGCAGTCGGGCCGCCCGGCCGGGCCCGCGGCCGCGGCAGGAACGGAGGCCGGTGCCGGCCGCGGAGGCGAGGCCCGTGAGACCACGGCCGCCCGCGCCGCGGCCGCTCGCCGTGCGCGCCGCGCCGGAGGAGGCCGCGCGGCGGCCGCCGCGCCCAGGGCGGCGGCGCAGGCCGACGGCTCCGGCACCGCGCCGGAGTCCGGCTCCCGTGCCGGGCACACCGGCGAGGGGCGCGAGGCCGCGGCGGCGAGGGCGGCGGACGGCGGACAGCCCGGGGGCCGTTCCGGTGCGCCCGCCCCCGGCACACCGCCGGAAGGCGGCTCCGGTGCCGGGCGTGGCGGCGAAGGCCGGGACCCCGGCGCGGCCAGGGCCGCGGCCCAGGGCGGCCCGCAGCGCCCGGCGGCCCCGCAGGCCCAGGTGGGTCCGCGGGGCCAGCACGGCGCGCAGGCGCAGCCCGGGGGTCAGGCGGTGGCCGGCGCCGGGCTCGGGCCTCTGCCGCCGGACCCCGTGGGTACCGCGCGGCGGGAAGGGGACCGGCTGCGGTTCGTCGGTGCGGCGACGCGGCGCATCGCGCGCGGCATCGACCTGGACGAGATCGTGCTGGGCCTGTGCCGGGCCACCGTGCCGACGTTCTCCGACGCGATCCTGGTGTATCTGCGCGACCCGCTCCCGGTCGGGGACGAGCGGCCCGTCGACCCGTTCGTGCTGCGGCTGCGGCGTACGGACCGGCTCCGTTTAACGGAGGACGACACCCCGGAGCCCGGTCTGCTCACGACGGGTCCCGTGGTGGCGCCGGACGCCGAGCAGAGCCCGGCCGCCGAACTGTGCGAGGTGCGCCCCGGCGGTGCCCTCGCCGAGGTGCTGCGCGGGGTGCGGCCGGTGTTCGGCGACTCGGCGGGCGCCCGTGCGGCGCTGCCGGAGCTGCTGGGCGACGGGCGCGGCGTACCGTCCGGGCACCGGGCGATCCTCGCGCCGCTGCGCGGCCGGCGCCGGGTCATCGGTGCCGCGGTGTTCCTGCGCCGCCCCGACCGGCCGCCGTTCGAGCCGAACGACCTGCTCGTGGCGGCGCAGCTGGCCACGCACACGGCGCTCGGCATCGACAAGGCCGTGCTGTACGGGCGCGAGGCGTACATCGCGGACGAGCTGCAGCGCACGATGCTGCCGGAGAACCTGCCGCAGCCGACCGGGGTCAAGCTGGCGTCCCGGTACCTGCCGGCCGCCGAGACGGCCCGGGTGGGCGGTGACTGGTACGACGCGATCCCGCTGCCGGGGAGCCGGGTCGCCCTCGTCGTGGGCGACGTCATGGGGCACTCCATGACCTCCGCCGCGATCATGGGCCAGCTCCGCACCACGGCGCAGACGCTCGCGGGTCTCGACCTGCCGCCGCAGGAGGTGCTGCACCACCTGGACGAGCAGGCGCAGCGGCTCGGCGAGAACCGCATGGCGACGTGCATGTACGCGGTGTACGACCCGGTCGCGCACCGGATCACCATCGCCAACGCCGGTCACCCGCCGCCGATACTGCTCCACCTGGGCGGCCGTGCCGAGGTGCTGCGCGTCCCGCCCGGGGCGCCCATCGGCGTGGGCGGCGTGGACTTCGAGGCCGTCGAGCTGGACGCCCCGGCGGGCGCCACGCTGCTGCTGTACACGGACGGCCTGGTGGAGTCGCGGCTGCGGGACGTGTGGACCGGCATCGAGCAGTTGCGGGAGCGGCTGGCGGCGACCGCCCAGCTGACGGGTCCCGACCACTCGCCGCCGCTGGAGGCGCTGTGCGACGACGTGCTGGACATGCTGGGACCCGGTGACCGGGACGACGACATCGCGCTGCTCGCCGCCCGGTTCGACGGGATCGCGCCGAGCGACGTCGCCTACTGGTTCCTGGAGCCGGAGGACGCGGCCCCGGGGCGGGCGCGCCGGCTGGCCCGGCGGGCCCTGGCCCGCTGGGACCTGGAGGACCTGACGGACTCGGTGGAGCTGCTGATCAGCGAGGTGGTCACCAACGCGGTGCGGTACGCGTCGCGGCCGGTGACGCTGCGGCTGCTGCGCACGGACGTGCTGCGGTGCGAGGTCGGCGACGACTCGCCGCAGCTGCCGCGGCAGCGGCGGGCCCGGGACACGGACGAGGGCGGGCGCGGCCTGTTCCTGGTGAACCGGCTGGCCCGGCGGTGGGGTGCGACCCGGCTGTCGACCGGCAAGGTCGTCTGGTTCGAGCTGCCCACGCCGGCCTGA
- a CDS encoding transglycosylase domain-containing protein has product MGRAEARRARQRGARRAEKSGGGIRRFFTWRKLLGTFFGFCLLAMGAFYVVYLMVPVPGPNPEAELQSNIYKYSDGTILARSGKVNRSMVDIDEIPKPVQDAFVAAENKTFYEDHGVDIKGTARGVINTLTGRGKQGGSTITQQYVKNYYLDQSQTVSRKLKELVISLKVDQRKEKPEILEGYLNTSYFGRGAYGIQAAAQAYYGVDADKLTVEQAAYLAALLQAPSQYDWTSATDTSKKLVTERWNYVLNNMVEENWLDAAKRSGMTFPVPQKPKGAPGMEGQTGYLVEAANQELMRQNEDIKEEDLKAGGWTITLNIDKKRQKELEEAVKQQLEDQLDRKGNKVDATVQAGATSVDPKTGRVVALYGGVGATEHWVSNATRRDYQPASTFKPLVFASALENGSETQDGRQIGVNTRYDGTSKRPVEGSDTPFAPENEDDVSYGPVTVQRAMNKSINSVFAQMIVDVGPAKVKKTALALGMRDGEAFVERPAMSLGTMGASTWDMAGVYATLDNHGKKVTPSIVKSAEHKDRTVRLVEQSGDQVVSRETADTVTSVLTGVVKNGSGHEANTSAYAAAGKTGTSENNKAAWFAAYTPELATVVALFGEDAEKGTQVTLTGTANSGRANGGGFPARIWADYTLDALGGGSDAEFDLDVAETASPDPEPSQSTSSSPSTSATPSDKPSEPSHTPSSTPPTRTPSTPTTPTSPTPPTPTSPTPTPTDGGTGGDTDPDPGTDPGSLDDKPIRQ; this is encoded by the coding sequence ATGGGGCGAGCGGAAGCGCGACGGGCCAGGCAGCGCGGAGCGCGCCGGGCGGAGAAGAGCGGCGGCGGCATACGCCGCTTCTTCACGTGGCGGAAGCTGCTCGGCACCTTCTTCGGGTTCTGCCTGCTCGCGATGGGCGCGTTCTACGTCGTCTACCTCATGGTCCCGGTCCCCGGCCCGAACCCCGAGGCCGAGCTGCAGAGCAACATCTACAAGTACAGCGACGGCACGATCCTGGCCCGCAGCGGCAAGGTGAACCGGTCGATGGTCGACATCGACGAGATCCCGAAGCCCGTGCAGGACGCCTTCGTCGCCGCCGAGAACAAGACCTTCTACGAGGACCACGGCGTCGACATCAAGGGCACCGCCCGCGGCGTGATCAACACCCTCACCGGCAGGGGCAAGCAGGGCGGCTCGACGATCACCCAGCAGTACGTCAAGAACTACTACCTGGACCAGAGCCAGACCGTCAGCCGCAAGCTCAAGGAGCTGGTGATCTCCCTCAAGGTCGACCAGCGCAAGGAGAAGCCGGAGATCCTCGAGGGCTACCTCAACACCAGCTACTTCGGCCGCGGCGCGTACGGCATCCAGGCCGCCGCGCAGGCCTACTACGGCGTCGACGCCGACAAGCTCACCGTCGAGCAGGCCGCCTACCTCGCCGCCCTCCTCCAGGCCCCCAGCCAGTACGACTGGACCTCCGCCACGGACACCAGCAAGAAGCTCGTCACGGAGCGCTGGAACTACGTCCTCAACAACATGGTCGAGGAGAACTGGCTCGACGCGGCCAAGCGGAGCGGGATGACCTTCCCTGTCCCGCAGAAGCCCAAGGGCGCCCCCGGCATGGAGGGCCAGACCGGCTACCTGGTGGAGGCCGCCAACCAGGAACTGATGCGCCAGAACGAGGACATCAAGGAAGAGGACCTCAAGGCCGGCGGCTGGACCATCACCCTCAACATCGACAAGAAGCGCCAGAAGGAACTGGAGGAGGCGGTCAAGCAGCAGCTGGAGGACCAGCTCGACCGCAAGGGCAACAAGGTCGACGCGACCGTCCAGGCCGGCGCCACCTCCGTCGACCCGAAGACCGGCCGCGTCGTCGCCCTCTACGGCGGCGTCGGCGCCACCGAGCACTGGGTCTCCAACGCCACCCGCCGCGACTACCAGCCCGCCTCCACCTTCAAGCCGCTCGTCTTCGCGTCCGCCCTGGAGAACGGCTCCGAGACGCAGGACGGCCGGCAGATCGGCGTCAACACCCGCTACGACGGCACCAGCAAGCGCCCCGTCGAGGGCAGCGACACCCCGTTCGCCCCGGAGAACGAGGACGACGTCAGCTACGGTCCCGTGACCGTCCAGCGGGCCATGAACAAGTCGATCAACTCCGTCTTCGCGCAGATGATCGTGGACGTCGGCCCCGCCAAGGTGAAGAAGACCGCGCTCGCCCTCGGCATGCGCGACGGCGAGGCGTTCGTCGAGCGGCCCGCGATGTCCCTCGGCACCATGGGCGCCTCGACGTGGGACATGGCCGGCGTGTACGCCACGCTCGACAACCACGGCAAGAAGGTCACCCCGTCGATCGTGAAGTCCGCCGAGCACAAGGACCGTACCGTCCGGCTCGTGGAGCAGAGCGGCGACCAGGTCGTCAGCCGCGAGACCGCCGACACCGTCACCTCCGTCCTGACCGGCGTCGTCAAGAACGGCTCCGGCCACGAGGCCAACACCTCCGCCTACGCCGCGGCCGGCAAGACCGGTACGTCGGAGAACAACAAGGCCGCCTGGTTCGCCGCCTACACCCCGGAACTGGCCACCGTCGTGGCCCTGTTCGGTGAGGACGCCGAGAAGGGCACCCAGGTCACGCTGACCGGCACCGCCAACTCCGGCCGCGCCAACGGCGGCGGCTTCCCCGCCCGGATCTGGGCCGACTACACGCTGGACGCCCTCGGCGGCGGCTCCGACGCGGAGTTCGACCTGGACGTCGCCGAGACCGCGAGCCCCGACCCGGAGCCCAGCCAGTCCACCTCGTCCAGCCCGTCCACGTCGGCGACGCCCAGCGACAAGCCGTCCGAGCCCTCGCACACGCCGTCCTCGACGCCGCCGACCCGCACCCCGTCCACGCCCACCACGCCGACGAGCCCCACCCCGCCGACGCCGACGTCCCCCACGCCCACCCCCACGGACGGCGGAACCGGCGGCGACACGGACCCCGATCCGGGGACCGACCCCGGCTCGCTCGACGACAAGCCGATCAGGCAGTAG
- a CDS encoding SPFH domain-containing protein: MSTTSTEAIHQGSGAPAMPQPRVTEFAARSIGGGAALTVGLAGVLGGVGLVIAGGITASGGSAGAGVALSVAGVLVVVASVIAMTGLNMVAPGEARVVQLFGRYRGTVRADGLRWVNPFATRRPISTRVRNHETAVLKVNDAYGNPIELAAVVVWRVEDTAQAMFEVDDFEQFVSTQTEAAVRHIAIEYPYDAHEEGGLSLRGDAEEITEKLAAELHARVEAAGVRIIESRFTHLAYAPEIASAMLQRQQAGAMVAARRQIVDGAVGMVEAALDRISERDIVDLDPERKAAMVSNLMVVLCGDRSAQPVVNTGTLYQ; the protein is encoded by the coding sequence ATGTCCACGACCAGCACGGAAGCCATCCACCAGGGGTCCGGCGCGCCGGCGATGCCGCAACCGCGTGTGACGGAGTTCGCAGCCCGCAGCATCGGCGGTGGCGCGGCGCTCACGGTCGGCCTCGCCGGGGTGCTCGGCGGCGTGGGCCTCGTCATAGCCGGCGGGATCACCGCGAGCGGCGGATCGGCGGGGGCCGGAGTCGCGCTGAGCGTCGCCGGGGTCCTCGTCGTGGTGGCGTCGGTCATCGCGATGACCGGGCTCAACATGGTGGCGCCCGGTGAGGCCCGGGTCGTGCAGCTCTTCGGCCGCTACCGGGGCACGGTCCGCGCGGACGGGCTGCGCTGGGTCAACCCGTTCGCGACGCGGCGGCCGATCTCGACGCGCGTACGGAACCACGAGACCGCCGTACTGAAGGTGAACGACGCCTACGGCAACCCGATCGAGCTGGCCGCGGTGGTCGTGTGGCGGGTCGAGGACACCGCCCAGGCGATGTTCGAGGTGGACGACTTCGAGCAGTTCGTCTCCACGCAGACGGAGGCGGCGGTCCGGCACATCGCGATCGAGTACCCGTACGACGCGCACGAGGAGGGCGGGCTCTCGCTGCGCGGCGACGCCGAGGAGATCACCGAGAAGCTGGCGGCCGAGCTGCACGCGCGCGTGGAGGCGGCGGGCGTCCGCATCATCGAGTCGCGCTTCACGCACCTCGCGTACGCCCCGGAGATCGCCTCGGCGATGCTCCAGCGGCAGCAGGCGGGCGCCATGGTGGCGGCCCGGCGGCAGATCGTGGACGGCGCGGTGGGCATGGTGGAGGCGGCGCTGGACCGCATCTCGGAGCGGGACATCGTCGACCTGGACCCGGAGCGGAAGGCGGCGATGGTGTCGAACCTGATGGTGGTGCTGTGCGGCGACCGCTCGGCGCAGCCGGTGGTGAACACGGGCACGCTGTACCAGTGA